The Verrucomicrobium spinosum DSM 4136 = JCM 18804 genome includes a region encoding these proteins:
- a CDS encoding DUF4129 domain-containing protein, with the protein MAHRQPSTLPTLITLLEEATHLLRRSPASAWLTYYASTIPFALYLFYFLNDMSRSASAGAHVMESSLVLALLYGGMKVGQALYCDQLEAVVQGRTQPGSLPFRGWCRLVASQMLIHATAPWVLVIALLAMLPFPWTYAFYHNVTILSVDHFRKGGTTRELVRIAARQSHLEWLQNATTIGIIKLVAFLMYLNVFIGFGMGAMLLKSFTGIENPFSMNWMLLFSTGIQGLLVMICYLGINPLVKSIYILRCFYGESRTTGADLAVILRRITSLRAATVGVTLLLALGSFAAVTPAAAQSTAAAPAPSTEPGRGGELSQNIESVLQGSEYQWRMPRDGGPKVEEESSWLASGFKELGAWINSMLEHIGNAIGDLIDWLFGGKEMPDMPTDAPGGSAWMAMMPKFLIVLAVVLVLGVLWLFYRNWRQSRLTQVVEAEAAPAEIDLESEHVVATQLPENEWLRLAREKMEAGELRLALRALFLATLAHLGEKRMLQISGTKSNGDYVREINRKARGHEDVQASFLRQVRTFDRVWYGWHEVTQELMTSFQEEHERITRHAA; encoded by the coding sequence ATGGCCCACCGCCAGCCATCCACCCTGCCGACCCTCATCACCTTGTTGGAGGAGGCCACCCACCTGCTGCGACGCTCCCCGGCGTCGGCGTGGCTGACCTACTACGCCTCGACCATCCCGTTCGCACTCTACCTGTTTTATTTCCTCAATGACATGTCCCGCTCAGCCAGTGCGGGAGCCCATGTCATGGAGTCGTCCCTGGTGCTTGCCCTCCTCTACGGGGGCATGAAGGTGGGCCAGGCACTGTATTGCGACCAGTTGGAGGCCGTCGTGCAAGGCCGGACTCAACCGGGGTCACTGCCCTTCCGCGGATGGTGCCGACTGGTGGCCTCGCAGATGCTCATTCACGCCACGGCTCCCTGGGTGCTGGTGATTGCGCTTCTGGCCATGCTGCCCTTCCCGTGGACTTACGCGTTTTACCACAACGTGACCATTCTGTCGGTGGACCATTTCCGCAAGGGGGGTACCACGCGGGAACTGGTTCGCATTGCCGCCCGGCAGTCTCATTTGGAATGGCTGCAGAACGCCACCACGATCGGCATCATCAAGCTGGTGGCCTTCCTGATGTATCTCAATGTTTTCATCGGGTTCGGCATGGGCGCCATGCTGCTGAAGTCCTTCACCGGCATTGAGAACCCTTTTAGCATGAACTGGATGCTCCTCTTCAGCACCGGCATTCAGGGTTTGCTGGTCATGATCTGCTATCTGGGGATCAACCCCCTGGTGAAGAGTATCTACATTCTGAGGTGCTTCTACGGCGAATCCCGCACCACAGGGGCGGACCTCGCGGTCATTCTGCGACGCATCACCTCCCTGCGGGCGGCTACGGTGGGGGTGACCCTGTTGCTGGCGCTAGGGTCCTTTGCCGCGGTGACTCCGGCCGCCGCTCAGTCCACAGCCGCGGCCCCGGCCCCGTCCACAGAGCCTGGGCGTGGGGGCGAGCTGTCGCAGAACATCGAGAGCGTGCTACAGGGCTCAGAATACCAGTGGCGCATGCCGCGGGACGGGGGGCCGAAAGTGGAGGAGGAGAGCTCCTGGCTTGCGAGCGGATTTAAAGAACTGGGGGCCTGGATCAACAGCATGCTGGAGCACATTGGCAATGCCATCGGGGATCTCATCGACTGGCTGTTTGGCGGGAAGGAGATGCCCGACATGCCCACGGATGCCCCTGGGGGCTCGGCCTGGATGGCCATGATGCCCAAGTTCCTGATCGTGCTGGCAGTCGTGCTGGTCCTCGGCGTGCTCTGGCTGTTCTACCGCAACTGGCGGCAGTCGCGTCTCACCCAGGTGGTGGAGGCTGAAGCTGCCCCGGCGGAAATCGATCTGGAAAGCGAGCACGTGGTGGCGACGCAGTTGCCCGAGAATGAGTGGTTGCGCCTGGCCCGCGAGAAAATGGAGGCCGGGGAGCTGAGGCTGGCCTTGCGCGCCCTCTTCCTCGCCACGCTGGCGCATCTCGGCGAGAAACGCATGCTCCAGATCAGCGGCACCAAGTCCAACGGAGACTATGTGCGGGAGATCAACCGCAAGGCCCGGGGGCACGAGGATGTGCAGGCCAGCTTTCTGCGTCAGGTTCGCACCTTTGACCGGGTCTGGTACGGCTGGCACGAGGTCACACAGGAACTCATGACCAGCTTCCAGGAGGAACACGAGCGCATCACCCGCCATGCAGCGTAA
- a CDS encoding DUF4339 domain-containing protein: MNWYYSVEGHALGPVSEEALEKLALEGALVRDTLVWRPELEEWAPLQKLHPDLLERVREAQEKPASVTKATAPVPLDVPSSDAAANGGSPGESHREKPGLFGRLFGRERN, encoded by the coding sequence ATGAACTGGTATTACTCAGTCGAGGGTCACGCGCTGGGGCCCGTAAGCGAGGAGGCGCTGGAGAAGCTCGCCCTCGAAGGCGCGCTGGTGAGAGACACCCTGGTCTGGCGGCCGGAACTTGAGGAATGGGCTCCGCTTCAGAAGCTGCATCCCGACCTGCTCGAACGTGTGCGCGAGGCCCAAGAAAAGCCCGCGTCTGTGACAAAGGCCACTGCCCCGGTCCCTCTGGACGTGCCCTCCTCCGATGCGGCCGCAAACGGCGGCTCTCCAGGAGAATCCCACAGGGAGAAGCCGGGGCTCTTTGGGCGACTATTCGGACGTGAAAGGAATTGA
- a CDS encoding RDD family protein yields the protein MNWFYSDNGQQKGPISDMELTTLVRGGTLPTSALVWREGLPDWQPLSQVRPDLTQVSPATPTIGGVPVYDKGLLLQQMREGVVTEATHPGAMEYVGFWWRFLARFIDYIVVSVGSCLLFLPIAFGLGMASASGGDTAGAAGIQIIGQLVMNFLQLVIWAGYYTWMTGKYSATLGKLALGFKVVNADGTKPSYLRSLGRFAADYLLSGLILGIVVFVLLMLVMALGFGGFRSLMESNEEAFAGGIAFGVIASLFVGFLLGSFPWWMAAFDPEKRALHDRICATRVVRK from the coding sequence ATGAACTGGTTTTACTCTGACAACGGACAACAAAAGGGCCCGATCTCTGACATGGAACTGACCACGCTGGTGCGTGGTGGGACCCTCCCAACCTCAGCTCTGGTCTGGAGGGAAGGCCTGCCGGACTGGCAGCCGCTCTCCCAAGTGCGGCCAGACCTCACCCAGGTGAGCCCCGCCACCCCCACCATCGGTGGCGTGCCGGTGTATGACAAAGGGCTCCTCCTTCAGCAGATGCGGGAAGGCGTGGTCACCGAGGCCACCCATCCCGGGGCGATGGAGTACGTTGGCTTTTGGTGGCGTTTCCTGGCCCGGTTCATTGACTACATCGTAGTCTCTGTGGGCAGCTGCCTGCTGTTCTTGCCCATCGCCTTTGGCTTGGGGATGGCAAGTGCCTCTGGCGGTGACACTGCCGGGGCAGCGGGGATTCAGATTATCGGCCAGCTCGTCATGAATTTCCTGCAACTGGTCATCTGGGCGGGCTATTACACCTGGATGACGGGCAAATACAGTGCCACGCTCGGCAAGCTGGCTCTGGGCTTCAAGGTGGTCAATGCCGACGGCACCAAGCCGTCCTACCTTCGGTCGCTCGGACGTTTTGCGGCGGACTATCTGCTTAGTGGCTTGATCTTGGGCATTGTCGTTTTCGTCTTGCTCATGCTGGTCATGGCTTTGGGCTTTGGCGGTTTCAGATCTCTCATGGAAAGCAATGAAGAAGCATTCGCCGGTGGGATTGCCTTTGGCGTGATCGCTTCCCTCTTCGTTGGCTTCCTGTTGGGTTCCTTCCCGTGGTGGATGGCGGCGTTCGATCCAGAAAAGCGGGCGTTGCATGACCGGATCTGCGCGACCCGCGTGGTGCGCAAGTAG
- a CDS encoding DUF4350 domain-containing protein, whose protein sequence is MQRNNAVPVVILVLLGCFAVWCLSSIIGRRFSAGDAYPPYSSLRSDPLGSRVLFESLDRLDGTQALRNYRSLDKLEGGPGQTLLLLRLTPEVFASREFNGKDVQAFAARGGRVVITLDGQVGNWKEMENRVDKRRDENAERREREQREERRKEREKKREREQAAKKDAPAQPADKNGEDQRKHEELQERMAWLLKSRSLKAVLGLTVERQNFVMTAKGAIELEKSPQLPLKDGELPAWYSRTSLKFEEIPEKKPAVDDKAEDKVEDKAEASSKDEEKDEKPVSTSDRWTALAAANGSIMIAEQRIGQGSVVVATDSYFASNEALLKERAPQFLAWLVGPSREVIFDEFHLGTVESPGIMTLARRLHLQGLFIGGLVLFGLFIWQSSSSLVPAEDVAGKESEAVVSGHGATAGLISLLRRGISRGQLLTRCFEVWEKSARQNGAAASRVAAAEKVMAPVKGIKLPVRQVAGVYRQICEAVHTGPGRKQGGA, encoded by the coding sequence ATGCAGCGTAACAACGCAGTCCCTGTCGTCATCCTGGTTCTGCTGGGGTGTTTTGCCGTCTGGTGTCTCTCCAGCATCATTGGGCGTCGTTTCTCGGCGGGGGATGCGTATCCGCCCTATTCCTCGCTGCGCAGTGATCCCCTGGGATCGCGAGTGCTGTTTGAGTCCCTCGACCGTCTGGATGGCACACAGGCGCTCCGCAACTACCGCAGCCTCGACAAGCTGGAAGGTGGCCCCGGTCAGACCCTCCTGCTGCTGCGTCTGACCCCCGAGGTGTTTGCTTCGCGGGAATTCAACGGCAAGGACGTGCAGGCCTTTGCCGCCCGTGGTGGCCGGGTGGTGATCACATTGGACGGCCAGGTGGGCAACTGGAAGGAGATGGAGAACCGCGTGGACAAGCGGCGGGACGAGAATGCCGAGCGACGCGAGCGTGAACAGCGGGAAGAGCGCCGGAAGGAACGGGAGAAGAAGCGGGAACGCGAACAGGCTGCGAAAAAGGATGCTCCCGCTCAACCAGCAGACAAGAACGGTGAGGACCAGCGCAAGCATGAGGAGTTGCAGGAGAGAATGGCCTGGCTGCTGAAGTCGAGATCCTTGAAGGCGGTGCTCGGTTTGACGGTGGAACGACAGAACTTTGTCATGACGGCGAAGGGGGCGATTGAACTGGAGAAGTCCCCCCAACTGCCCCTGAAGGACGGCGAACTGCCGGCGTGGTACAGCCGGACGTCCCTCAAGTTCGAGGAAATCCCCGAGAAAAAGCCCGCGGTGGATGACAAGGCGGAGGATAAGGTGGAAGACAAGGCGGAAGCTTCGAGCAAGGACGAGGAGAAAGACGAAAAGCCGGTGTCCACCTCCGACCGCTGGACGGCCCTTGCCGCAGCCAATGGGTCCATCATGATTGCGGAGCAACGTATCGGCCAGGGGAGTGTGGTGGTGGCCACGGACAGCTACTTTGCCAGCAATGAAGCACTGCTGAAGGAGCGGGCCCCGCAGTTCCTGGCGTGGCTTGTGGGCCCCTCGCGTGAAGTGATCTTTGACGAGTTCCATCTGGGCACGGTGGAGTCTCCCGGCATCATGACGCTCGCCCGTCGTCTGCATCTTCAGGGCCTCTTTATCGGTGGTCTGGTTCTGTTCGGCCTGTTCATCTGGCAGAGCAGCTCCAGCCTGGTGCCTGCGGAGGATGTCGCGGGCAAGGAGTCGGAGGCAGTGGTCTCCGGTCACGGAGCCACCGCAGGTCTGATCAGCCTGCTGCGGAGGGGCATTTCTCGTGGCCAGTTGCTGACCCGCTGCTTCGAGGTTTGGGAGAAGTCCGCTCGTCAGAACGGGGCCGCAGCTTCACGCGTGGCTGCGGCGGAAAAGGTGATGGCACCTGTGAAAGGCATCAAGCTCCCCGTGCGACAGGTGGCGGGCGTCTATCGCCAGATTTGTGAAGCCGTGCACACCGGGCCCGGTCGCAAGCAGGGTGGTGCGTAA